Genomic window (Theileria annulata chromosome 4, complete sequence, *** SEQUENCING IN PROGRESS ***):
TTGTTGTACAGTTCCGACGTTTGATGAGCTTTTTTTCTTGAGCGTGTCTTTGAATCTTGTTTCGAGTGCGTTGACGAAAGCTTCGCACTCGTCGAATTTGGTTCTGAATGTTTCTCGGTCCCTTAGCGTGGCCTCGTCGGGTGTTTCTTGCGTATCAGATGCTGATGTTGACACTGTCAAGGCCGACTCGGTTCTTGCAAATCTGTTTTCGGCTCCAAAATCGTAAATGTAATTTGACAGGCTCAGCTTTTCTCTCGTGATCAGGTAGTCGTCATCGTTCTTGAATGCACTACTGTAGTCGTATCCAGAATACTGGTTAAATCCGCTGCCGTAACAGTTAATTGGCTCCGGCTTAACGTTGTGGTTAACATTGTTTCTGTTAGTTGTGTTGTGATGGATAGGATTCTGGTTAATGTTGTGATTGAGTGTGTTGTAGTTGAGTGCATTGTAGTTATGGCCTACTGTGTTATTATAGCCGTATAAGTTATAGGCCTTTCCCTTGTTGGAATCGGCTGCGTTGTATCTGCAATTATTTTCCTTATTCAATTGTAACTTGTTGTATAAATCATCGTGGAGGCTCTTGCTGCTTGCGTATCCATTACTGTATCCGTTAATACCATTGAACGTAGAATTATTGTACACTTTACTATTATTTGTGCTGTATACAGTGTTATTAGAATTGTATACagtattatttgtattGAATACACTATTGTTATTAGAATTGTATAAAGTGTTATTTGTGTTAAATAGTGTGTTATTCGTGTTGTATACACTATTATTTGTATTGAACACAgtattatttgaattaaACGGCgtattatttgtattaaaGAGTGTATTGTTATTTGAATTGAATACACTATTATTCGTATTAAAGAgtgtattattatttgaatatttaagTTTGGTACTGTTGAAATTGTGGTTGGTATTTTTATTGGTATTATTTTGACTCAGTAATGGAATTGTATAAATCTTGTTAGACGATGATTCCACGCCTTTACGGCAGTTTTCGTAATCCTTAGCGTTAACAAACAGCTGATACTTGATGAGCATGAGGAACTGGGCCTCCAGGAGGTTCATCTCGGCCACCTTGATGCCACCAACCTGGGCGTAGAAGCTGTTGGAGTAGTACACGTCGTCGCTGAACTTGGCCGCAAGCATCACCGAGGTGATGAGGAGCCTGTGGATGTTGAGCACTGAGACTGAGAACTTGTGGATCTTCATGATTCGATCAATGTACACCAATGCGAGCACAAAGCACTCATTACTGCAGTTGACGTACCTCGCGATTCGGACGAGGTAGTCTGAGATTGGGGGGGCGTTGATTGAGTTGAAGCAACTTATGGAACCATACTCAGGCACGACGTCAGACACTATCTTCGTCAATACCACACCAAGTGTACGAATGAAATCGTCACTCACAGCACGTACTGCACAGTCCATATCGGATTTGTTTTGGGGATTCTCTTAATTATACACCTTAATGAAGTGTGAGTAAAAATCTAACCGGGTTTTCACTCGACTGTGTATAGTTATGTAGAACACTTGTTTCTAAATTCCTAACAAATTTCCTAATGTTATGGTATTAGAGTAATAGCGTCACTAAAAATGAAAGGCGGAAATTAACttacattaaaatttcctGTGTTTTTTTCTACTCCTCTTAGCTGATTTTATTCCAATTTAGTGCTGTCCTTATCATACCTTGAATTATTCCTCTGATGTGTGTTTTTGGAAAATTGTGTTTTATTCTAGagataattaaaatatggTATAAAATGAACAAATGATCAGAATATGTTGATAAACGGAGTAAGTGATTAAAATATCGTGAATTGTTGAAAATTTGTGGAATTTAAATTGTGAATTATAAAACAATGTGATggaattgaaaaataagtcaaaagagaaaataataatttacaaatagCATCCGACGTTAAGAGAGAGAAGGGGAATCAACGTCCATAGCCTAAAACTAAAGggaaatatataaaacccccttaaaaaaataaattacctggaattataattttaaggGCAATTCAAACGGTTCGGCTATGGATACAACGATAAGATGATACCACCCTGTCAAAGAGcatttaattaattgattaaattacaattaTCCAAGACACCCCATTCAAACTCTCAACCAATTAAAGGTCAACATTAAACATCTCCTGTACTGAATACCCACACCCAATTCTTgtgttaaaaaattagGGGTTTTTCGTGACAACGCCCGATACTAAAGCATGCATCCCAGATCTGATGCCCCATGTCTACCAATAGCTTAGATTTGGTGTATTTCGCCCTTAATTACTaatttaacacatttttataaatttaaacaattattttgGACTTGGCTTTTCAGTTATTTATCAGAAATTCCCTATTCaattcaaataaattaaatgtgtaaactGCCGATTTAACACATCACACATTGTATTTATTTcgatttattttttgacacattatttatatataattttattttcataaatgAAATGTAAGCTATTTCTTATATAATTTTGCCACAACCTCAAAGATATTATCACTCTAGTCAATTGTTGACTGTGTGTTTACTCTTCTATAAGATTCCACACtctattataaattttatttttaaaaaattctCATAATTTTGATCTTAAAAGATTTTCTCAGGAATTATTGGTGTTACTCTTCTTTATGTCTACACTCACTGATCCTTAGacatttatatacatatcTCACTTGGAACACATTTATACATATTGTATGCTATTGTATATCATATATACTAAGGTTTAAGAACTAAAAGTACTTCTATAGAGGTAACTAgtataaatgtgtatggTATTACTGATGTGGTGTAAGAACACGTAGTTTCGTATTAATAAACCACCTAGTgtgataaaataatagtgagaataaataataataaaagaatatttaGCTGGGtgataaatgtgtatttgCTGCTCAACTGCCCAACAAGGCTTTAAAGTCATGTGCCAGAAAAATAAACCGTGATgttctaattatttatttgtatattatcGTAGGTTAATAAATTCCACCCAgttttctaaatttataatttccACTAAACAGTTgttagaaataaaatttttaccCAAACACATTTTTcttatttatcatttctATATTTCACAAGGTAATTTGAATATTGCTTTATtctatttaattattttacactgATTTAACAgttttatataactatttCCAATTTTTAAGGTTTCATATTCATACCctttcaattaattaaataaccAATGAAATGATTTTCAGATGGCAGTTCAGTGTGACCCGCATTCTATATTTTTCGGAATGATGGGCGTAGTATGCGCCATGGTTTTTTCAAGTACAAATTTAGGcaattttatctattttATGACTATTTTTTTCCACACCATTTTCtatgtatttattattaatttgacTAGATTTGGGAGCCGCATATGGTACCGCAAGAAGTGGAGTTGGTATAAGCAGCATGGGTGTGATGCGCCCTGATCTCGTCATGAAGTCGATCATCCCCGTTATTATGGCCGGTGTTCTCGGAATCTACGGTCTCATCATTTCAATCGTTATCACAGGAAACTGTATCTTCCTACttaaactaaataataaataaatatttatttacaccagtttaatcattatataatttattggtAATAAATGATGTAGATGGAGAACCCGGAGAGTATTCACACTTCTTGGGATATTCTCATTTGGCGGCTGGACTAGTCGTCGGTCTCTGTAGTCTTGTATGTCACCAAGCTATGATATTTAAACttcttaattattgaaaattagTGGAATCTAATGGAATTTTAGGCTGCCGGGTTGGCTATTGGTATAGTTGGAGATGCAGGAGTTCGTGCACATGCACAACAGACCAGGCTGTTTGTCGGTATGGTTTTGACTCTAGTGTTTGCCGAAACTCTCGCACTCTACGGACTCATTATTGGACTCGTCGTCGCCATGAAGGCCCCCAAAGGACTCTGTACTTCATTCctcaaataattttttcaacaaTTTGTGCTTTAGTGTGTAGTGTAAATGATATATTGTATACTATATAGAGTGGGTTGAGTGAGATTATAGGTTTTTGAGACGAATTTGGTGGAAAAACAAGAGTCGCCAAAGCTGAGTTACAAATCCGACGCTCTCCTCATCAAGGAACTGCTCAACGTCAGCCAGAAGTTCCTTCGCCTTGGGACGCTCCTTGAGTCTGGAGAAGATGAACTCCAGGACGTCGTTCACAAGACTCTCCTCGTCACCCATGTACTCGAGAATGCAGCGCCTAATCCAGGGCTCAATTAAAATACTCAAGTTTGTGGAGAACAGGACATCCCACTCCAGGGAAGCGTCAAGAATGTCAGTTTTGGGGACCATTTCCCAAATCTGATCTTCAGTAAGGGCAGTTTTCACCTCCTCAGCCTCTTCAGAAAACAGTTTCACTACCGAACTGGATGATTCTGAGGCTACACGATGAGATGTGCTACTATCTGAGGCTGTTGACTTGGTGTCCAATTTTATGCGTTTATTAGGCTcatttttaacattattCGTCATGTCTGAACGAGAAGTTGTGGAACCTGAGGAAAAGAGCTTGACTGAAATCTTTTTGGCTTTATTCTCATCTTGTTCTTCCCGTTCATCTCTCAGGTCATCTTCAATTTCTTGTTTCCTGTGCTTTAAGTTAGGCCTACTTTTCCCTGCCAAGTCCAGCTCTATGAGTTTATCTCTTTTTGATGGCGGCACTTCAAACAGCGCTTTGatttttctaaataatttatcctCCTCCTGTGTCCAATGTGACAATTGTTccttatatttattatcataatttCTTTTCTTCTGTCTTAGCTTAAATATTCTATCAGCTTCCTTTTTATGTATCGTGTACTCCTTAGTAAGGCCTGTCTCATCTCTCTCTTTTGTCTTTTCATTCTTATCTTTTGTTTGTTTTTCACTTTCTCTACTCGCGCTAGATTCCTTTAATCCTGCGGTAACTGTTTCTGACGCAGATTCCGGATCACCTTCCTTGTTAGTATTAAAATGCATGCTTATCAGTTCAATGAATTCATTTCTCAGTTTAACTTTATATGCTTCTAACTCCTCTATCACTTCCTGTCTCGTCTTCTCTGGCATGTTTCTACACATTTCTTCTATTTTTCCTTCTCTCCAATCATCAATTTGACATTTTACTCTTGAGTTACAACTCACCtatcatattattaatatgttttaactaaaatatgttttaattaaactaatCATATAATTCAGTACCTTTAGTTTGTTTTCACCAAAATCCAAATCTGCTAGGCATTCTATTGCGAAATAAGCTCCGCCTGGCGACTCAAAGTCACAGAACGCAAATGTAGAAAGCAACCCAGTAGACGGGTCAGTATGTCTCTTAAAATGACTTGTTTTACCACATTTCtaaacaataaataaaatctCTGTTATACAAATATCTTGTCtgttaatttaaataattaaataccTGTAAGATGTTAATCACGAATTCATTTTTGGTATCAACCGTCAGTCCGCCTACGTATACAACATTCGTTAGTTTAGGCGTGTCATCCCTTTCTGGAACCTTAACAACAACAGGGTTAAGGAGGTTATCAATGAGTGTTTTCATTGGGTATTGTATGCCTGAGGGCATTTTGGCGGCCAAGTTTCCTTTAAGCATTCCAGCGTTAATCATTTGTGggttaataatattaggGTTGATGATGGGTGGTGTAATCAGTTGAGGTGTGATAATATTCGGGTTAGGCATTAAGTTTGGCATGGCTGGCTGGGCTATCACAGTCGGTGCCGCTGTTATTATATTTGGTTGTGCCATAATCGGTCCGTGGAATCCAAATGGAGCTATATccatattataatatatttcagGTGTAAAGTAGCTAGTAGAAAATACGTTGAATTGGTGGTGGGTGGAATGTCGGTGTGTTTGTGTTAACTGGATGAGGTTGAACATTAGGATTTGAAGCTACTGTTCCAACATTACTATCACAACTTTGTTCACTCTTTTCAAAACCTAAAccaaattaaatacaaataaatttatgaataGGCCGTATTGCCAGGTGTCGGATATTATACTTGGTCCATTTATAGAAGTATTACATAACATAACTGAGTAATGAAATACTTTGGTTGTCTGGAATTGGTTGTGATAAATTAAACGGGTTTAGTTGAGGAGGGATTCCATCTAAAAATTGGTTAAATATAAGCTACAGCATAAaggtatataaatttttatatagaTTGTATAGAAAATACTCATCATCAGGAAAGGGTTAGGCTGCTGAATCATATTTGGTGCGATATTTGTGTTTCCAGCCATAAACGGCTGTTGGAGATGCGGTTGAAACTAAAAcattgattaattttacggaaataattgtttgaataaaaaaataattataaatttattaatcatGGAAATATCGTTGATGATTCTTCAGATTTACATAATCTTATTTAAAAACTTACGGGTAGGTTTGGAGGAACCCCTTGGTTCGGctgtatattataattcattGTAAAATCCCATTAAACGGATTtaaaacatattattaaaagtgttatgaattatttttcaacaCCATAACATAACCTACACTTTTCCTTATATATAATCAATAacacaattttatttttaatactcatttttaactatcatttatatattttaattatttatccttaatattagttattgATTTTGTTTCTACCTAACTTTCGTTCCATTTAATCCCGGCCCTAATTCCTCCACttaattcataattttacatattttaataaagtttttctaaattaataaataatcgtaaatattaattatatttttgatattaAAACTCTTAAGATTCTTGATTTGTTTTATTGTGTTTATGGAATCTGAGTTTGTTGATTTGACTCAGTATGTGATTTTAAGGGAAGACCTACAAACTGATGGGAAACCTTGGCCCAGAGGTGCTCTTATCGCACAGGCTTGTCACGCTTGGTATATTTTTAACCATAAATATTCCTAGTTTACATATctaatattcttaatt
Coding sequences:
- a CDS encoding cyclin-related protein, putative (Tap349h10.p1c.C.cand.112 - score = 38.09;~SMART CYCLIN (SM00385) at aa 47-126, E()=6.55e-02) yields the protein MDCAVRAVSDDFIRTLGVVLTKIVSDVVPEYGSISCFNSINAPPISDYLVRIARYVNCSNECFVLALVYIDRIMKIHKFSVSVLNIHRLLITSVMLAAKFSDDVYYSNSFYAQVGGIKVAEMNLLEAQFLMLIKYQLFVNAKDYENCRKGVESSSNKIYTIPLLSQNNTNKNTNHNFNSTKLKYSNNNTLFNTNNSVFNSNNNTLFNTNNTPFNSNNTVFNTNNSVYNTNNTLFNTNNTLYNSNNNSVFNTNNTVYNSNNTVYSTNNSKVYNNSTFNGINGYSNGYASSKSLHDDLYNKLQLNKENNCRYNAADSNKGKAYNLYGYNNTVGHNYNALNYNTLNHNINQNPIHHNTTNRNNVNHNVKPEPINCYGSGFNQYSGYDYSSAFKNDDDYLITREKLSLSNYIYDFGAENRFARTESALTVSTSASDTQETPDEATLRDRETFRTKFDECEAFVNALETRFKDTLKKKSSSNVGTVQQLTLINLKNDW
- a CDS encoding vacuolar H+-ATPase subunit, putative (Tap349h10.p1c.cand.114 - score = 7.46;~SMART 2 domains pfam:ATP-synt_C (PF00137) at aa 12-77, E()=2.00e-10; 90-155, E()=4.80e-16;~4 probable transmembrane helices predicted for TA07825 by TMHMM2.0 at aa 10-32, 53-75, 90-112 and 132-154); this encodes MAVQCDPHSIFFGMMGVVCAMVFSNLGAAYGTARSGVGISSMGVMRPDLVMKSIIPVIMAGVLGIYGLIISIVITGNYGEPGEYSHFLGYSHLAAGLVVGLCSLAAGLAIGIVGDAGVRAHAQQTRLFVGMVLTLVFAETLALYGLIIGLVVAMKAPKGLCTSFLK
- a CDS encoding uncharacterized protein (SMART RRM (SM00360) at aa 109-182, E()=6.37e-08; PWI (SM00311) at aa 476-552, E()=1.01e-03): MDIAPFGFHGPIMAQPNIITAAPTVIAQPAMPNLMPNPNIITPQLITPPIINPNIINPQMINAGMLKGNLAAKMPSGIQYPMKTLIDNLLNPVVVKVPERDDTPKLTNVVYVGGLTVDTKNEFVINILQKCGKTSHFKRHTDPSTGLLSTFAFCDFESPGGAYFAIECLADLDFGENKLKVSCNSRVKCQIDDWREGKIEEMCRNMPEKTRQEVIEELEAYKVKLRNEFIELISMHFNTNKEGDPESASETVTAGLKESSASRESEKQTKDKNEKTKERDETGLTKEYTIHKKEADRIFKLRQKKRNYDNKYKEQLSHWTQEEDKLFRKIKALFEVPPSKRDKLIELDLAGKSRPNLKHRKQEIEDDLRDEREEQDENKAKKISVKLFSSGSTTSRSDMTNNVKNEPNKRIKLDTKSTASDSSTSHRVASESSSSVVKLFSEEAEEVKTALTEDQIWEMVPKTDILDASLEWDVLFSTNLSILIEPWIRRCILEYMGDEESLVNDVLEFIFSRLKERPKAKELLADVEQFLDEESVGFVTQLWRLLFFHQIRLKNL